In Neptuniibacter halophilus, the genomic stretch AAACAGACGCTGCAATCCGATCGCATCCGGCGTGGTATGCGTAGCTTTATCCAGCGCTCCCGGAAAGCCGTTACCCACAGTGCCAATAATCGCGGTTTTAATCTGCAGATGATTCATCGCCTGAGCAATAAAATGCGCGCAGGAGGTTTTTCCATTGGTACCGGTCACCCCCAACACCCGCAGGCTGCGACTCGGCTCGCCATAAAAACGCGCCGCCAGCGGACCGATCTGGCCGGCCAGTTCCGGCACAGCAATAACCGGCACCGCTACCTGAGGGCAATCGGCCAATTCAGACTGATCGAGGAGGATCGCCACTGCGCCCCTGCTGACCGCTTCCTCAACAAAATCGACACCCCGATGCTGTAATCCGGATCGCGCAACGAACAGTGTTCCCGGAACTATCTCCCGGCTGTCCTGCGAAATAGCAGACACCTCAAGATCGGCATGGGCGCTCTCCACCCATTCCGGCACGATCTCAACTAAGGTTCTGCGTATCTGCAACATGTTTCGCTCACTATCGATTCGCTATCTGTTTATCGTTCTTCGGCCAGTTATCCGGCGGTATGTTCATCAACCGCAAGGCCCCGCCTACCGCCCGTGAAAACAGTGGTGCCGCCACCTCACCACCGTAATATTCCTGTCCTTTCGGGTTATCCACTACGGCCACGGCTACAATGCGTGGATTACTCGCCGGCGCCATACCGGCAAAAAACGACATATACTGATCATCCAGATATCCCGCCTGCCCTACTTTATGTACCGTGCCGGTTTTGCCTGCCACCCGATAACCGGCAACAGCCGCGCGACGTCCGGTACCTTTACGGCTGATCACCGTTTCCATCATCTCGCGCACATCCCTTGCCACCTGTGCAGGCATCACTCTGACCGGCTTACCGGCTTCGCTCTGCCGGATCAGGCTGACCGGACTGAGCACACCGTCATTAGCCAGCGCCAGATAAGACTGCGCTAACTGCAGCGGTGTCACCGACAAACCATAGCCATAGGACATAGTTGCCCGCTCCAGCACCTGGCGCTCATTCAGGAACGGCAGATAACCGCTACTCTCCCCGGGAAAACCGATCCCTGTCGGCCGCCCGAAGCCAAGGTTGTGGTGCAGATTACGTACTGAGCCATTTGGCAGGCTCAGCGATAATTTAGTAACACCTACGTTGCTCGACTTGGTAATAATTGTGGAAACGTCAATTTCACCGTAATTACGGTGATCTCGAATCGTCTTCCGTTTTACCCGCATATATCCGGGCGAAGTATCCACCATGGTGTGCGGCGTGTACTGGCCACTCATCAACGCTGCCGCCACGGTCATTGGCTTGACGGTAGAGCCCGGCTCAAAGGTATCGGTCAGCGCCCGGTTACGCAGCGCTGAAGATATACGCTGACGCGGGTCATTCGGGTTGTAGGATGGCTGGTTCACCATCGCCAGAACCTCACCGGTCGCCGCATCCAGCATCACCATTGAACCGCCATCCGCATTATGTGCCTTAACCGCGGCTTTCAGTTCACGGTAAGCCAGATACTGTAATCGCAGATCGATACTCAACTGAATATCATTACCATGCTGCGCCGGCTGCACCTCGCGAATGTGCTTGATCGTCCGTCCCAGACGATCCTTCATCACCAACTGTCTGCCCGACTCCGCCTGCAACCAGTCTTCATAAGCCAGCTCGATTCCCTCCTGGCCTTTCCCATCCAAATTGGTAAAACCGACCAGATGCGTAGTCACCTCGGCGGCCGGATAGTACCGTTTATATTCCCGGTCCACATGAATCCCCGGAATCCGCAAAGCCCTGACTTGCTCTGCCAGCTCAGGGGTGACCTGACGCTGCAGATAGAGAAAGCGCCGGCTGCGATTCTCTGCCAGCTTAGCCGTCAGCATCTTACGGTTGGTTTTCAGCAACACCGCCAACTGCGCCAACCCGCTGTGCTGCAGATCCGCCATCTTCGGATCCGCCCAGATAGTAGCCACCGGCGCACTCACCGCCAGAGGCTCACCATTGCGGTCTTTAATAATGCCCCGGTGGGCAGGTACCTGAATGGTTCGCAGGCTACGCGCGTCCCCCTGGGTCTGGAGGAATTCCTGCTCATCCACATAGAGGCTGAGCATGCGCCCCATAATCCCCCCCATGACCAGCAACAGCAGAATCAGCACCAACCAAAGGCGCCAACCACGACTGACTGCTGCTTCTGCTTTATCGCTCATGGGTCACTATCTCTATCTGTTCCACATCCGGTACTTTCATACCTAGCTGTTTAGCCGCCTGCTGTTCGACCCGGTTATTGGCCGCCCATGCACTCTGCTCCAGCAACAACTGTCCCCACTCAACCTGAAGTTCATCCCGTTGTGTGATCAGCTCCTGATGCTGGTTAAACAGCTGACGATATTCAAAAGCACTCATAATCACGGCAAGGCTGGACAGAATCAGTACAACCGCCAGCAACAAGATCACCAGAAAAGGCCGCAACAACTCTTCTGCACTGAGGAACACACCCTCAGCGACCGGCTCGGACTCCCCCCGCTCAGGGAGCAGACGCTGGAGCCAGGCCTTAAGCTGCATCAGGCCACCTTCTCCGCCACACGCATCACAGCACTGCGAGCACGCACGTTATCCTGGGTTTCACTACTGCTTGCCTTAACCGCTTTACCCACCTGTTTCAGGCGAATTTTCAGCATATCCTGAGTCACCGGAATGCCCGGCGGCAGGTGCTCATCCCCCTTCACATGCTGACGGATAAAGCGCTTAACAATCCGGTCTTCCAGTGAGTGAAAGCTGATGACGACCAGACGCCCTCCCACCCGCAGCATATCCAGTGCCTGATCCAGACAATTTTCCAGATCTTCCAGTTCCCGGTTGATATGAATCCGGATTCCCTGAAACGCACGCGTCGCCGGGTTTTTACCCTTTTCCCAGGCCGGATTCGCTTCAGCAATAATCTTCGACAACCGGGCCGTTGTGGTAATCGGCGCCTCTTCACGCTGAGCAACGATCGCCCGGGCCATCCGTCGGGAGAACTTCTCTTCGCCGTAGGTGTAGATCACATCAGCGATCTCCTGCTCATCGGCGCGGGCGATCCAATCCGCCGCGCTTTCACCGCGCGTCGTATCCATCCGCATATCCAGAGGGCCGTCATTCAGAAAACTGAAGCCCCGTGATGCATCATCCAGTTGTGGTGATGAAACCCCCAGATCCAGCAGCACCCCATCCACTTTGCCATCCATGCTGCGTTCAGTTACAAACTGCTGCAACTGAGCAAAGCTGCCATGGGCAATCGAGAAACGGGGCTCGTCGGCAAATCTCTCTTCAGCATGGCTGATCGCCTGAGGGTCTTTATCGATCCCCAGCAAACGCCCCTGATCCGATAACTGATCCAGCACCAGTGCGGAGTGCCCGCCACGGCCGAAGGTACCATCCACATAGAAGCCGGACGCATCCTGAACCAGTGCATCCACTGCTTCATTCAGCAATACCGTAATGTGTTTAAATTCCTGGCTCATCTATGTGTCTCTTTATTGGTTTACAACGACAGATTCTGAAGCTCTTCCGGCATCGCCATGCCACCTTCAACATCCTGAAGGTACTCTTCCCGGGTAGCCATCCAGCGCTCTTCGCTCCAGATCTCAAACTTTTGCCCCTGACCGAGCAGCACCACCTTTTTATCCAGCTCGGCGTATTCGCGCAGCGGCGCAGGCAGCAGTAAGCGCCCGCTACCATCCATATCAATATCAGTCGCATGACCGATCAGCAGCCGCTGAATACGTCGGGCGGCCGGATTAAAACTGGGCAACGCTTCAATTTTTTCCTGAATGGTTTCCCACTCTTCCAGCGGGTATAGCAGCAGACAGCGTTCCTCCGTATCAATCGTTGCTACGAGCTGGCCAGCACAACAACTCGTGAGCTTGTCACGATAGCGTGCCGGAACGGCCATGCGCCCCTTAGCATCCAGATTGATTTGATTAACACCCCTGAACATTTCTCAGCCTTTAAACCCACTCAAAAACCAAATTTACCCACTTTTACCCACTTTATCCCACTAAAGCACACTATAGAAACTAACCCCAACTAAAGCAAGGCTGAAAAGCGGTGAAACAGGCGTTTAAACCGGTCTGTATTAGCCAGATAAATACAGACGCATGGCATTAACCAGAGAGGCGAAAAAAGAGTTATTTAAAAACAGACAATTACATAGAGAAGACGCACAAATCGCTGTTTTTCAGCAACAGCGACCTGAACATAAAGAATGATGAGGAGTTTGCCGGTAAGCCGGGTTCTGTCGTGGACAGTCATTCATCTGGGATGCATGTCACCATGCACCTCAAGCAACCTACCCGGTTCCAGCGCGGGTCACGCCTGTAGGAACCCTATTTGGTCTTGCTCCGAGTGGGGTTTACCCTGCCGTGGAATGTTGCCACCCACGCGGTGCGCTCTTACCGCACCATTTCAACCTTACCGGCATCCCGATCCGAAAACCGGGCGCTTAGGCGGTATATTTTCTGCTGCACTGGCCGTCGGCTCGCGCCGCCCAGACGTTATCTGGCACTCTACCCTTTGGAGCCCGGACTTTCCTCCACCCTTGCGGGCAGCGACTGCCTGGCAAACTCCTCGGCGCGGATTCTAACAAAGCCGGCAGCAATTAGCGATCCAAAGCCGCCTGATAAAGCACCTTTTTCTTAAGGCCGGTCAATTTAGCCGCCAGAGAGGCCGCCTGACTGGCAGGCAACTCAGCCAACAGTATATCCAGCACCTCCAGTGCCCGCGCATCGAGCTCAGGCTTTTGCTCAGATGAAACACCTTCAACCAGCACGACAAACTCACCGCGCTGCTGATTACTGTCAGATTCCATCCACTCGAGCAATGCCGACAACTTATCCACATGGATAGTCTCATAGGTTTTGGTCAGCTCACGCGCCACCGCAACCCGGCGCTCAGCACCGAAAACCTCCAGCATATCTTTAATGGATGCAAGAATGCGGTGCGGTGACTCATAGAAGATCAGGGTTCGGGATTCATCAAGCAGGCCTTTTAACTGCTGCTTCCGTGCACTGGCCTTATGCGGCAAGAACCCCTCAAACACAAAACGATCCGTCGGCAACCCGGCGGCGGACAACGCCGCCACAAACGCCACACAACCGGGCACAGGTACTACCCGATATCCCTGCTCACGCACACCTTTGACTACGACGTAACCCGGATCCGAGATCAGCGGCGTTCCGGCATCGGAAATCAGCGCGACGCTGGAACCGGAAGCCAACTGGTGTACAATCGACTCTATTCGCTGGCGTTCGTTGTGCTCATGGACGGAAACAAGGCGGGTATCGATACCAAAATGCGCCATCAAACGGGCACTATGCCGGGTGTCCTCAGCAGCAATCAGCTCAACTTGCTGCAATACTTCGACCGCGCGCGGCGTCATATCCTGCAGATTCCCGATAGGTGTTGCTACAACGTACAGTGCGGGTTCTAACATTACCGATACCATCCTCAAACTTGGGTTGAGAAGTATATGAAATTTCAGTGGCGCCTGTCTCTTTCAGCCATCCTTATCAGCATTATTATCAGTGGTTGTTCAACACCAACTTCGATGTCGCAGGCTCCACAGAGCGCTGCCGACAGGGATCAGGCACGAATTACCCGCCTGCTCGACCAGGCTGATTCAGCAAAACCCATCAAAGCCGCCGAACTGCGCGCAGAAGCCGCTGAGCTGCTGATTGCGCTGGGCAACAAAGAACAGGCCGCTCTGGTACTGGATCAGATTGAGATCAGCCTGCTGCCACCGGCTCTGCGCTTCGACATTGCTAAACTGCAAGCCCAGAGCGCTATAGAGCAGAATCGGCCGGAACGGGCTTTGCAACAACTTGATGCATTAGAAAAATCCGGCGAAGCGCCCCTGGCAACCGAGCAGCAGATTACTGTCCTGAAAATGCAGGCCGCTGCCTATCGCCTGCAGCAGGCGCTTTACAGCGAAACCCGTGCACTGATCAGGCTCAGCCTGCTACTGGATACCGATGCAGCCAGACAGATGCTGCACAATCAGATCTGGAGCAACCTGTTGCAACTGCAGCCCGATACACTCAACC encodes the following:
- a CDS encoding peptidoglycan D,D-transpeptidase FtsI family protein — translated: MSDKAEAAVSRGWRLWLVLILLLLVMGGIMGRMLSLYVDEQEFLQTQGDARSLRTIQVPAHRGIIKDRNGEPLAVSAPVATIWADPKMADLQHSGLAQLAVLLKTNRKMLTAKLAENRSRRFLYLQRQVTPELAEQVRALRIPGIHVDREYKRYYPAAEVTTHLVGFTNLDGKGQEGIELAYEDWLQAESGRQLVMKDRLGRTIKHIREVQPAQHGNDIQLSIDLRLQYLAYRELKAAVKAHNADGGSMVMLDAATGEVLAMVNQPSYNPNDPRQRISSALRNRALTDTFEPGSTVKPMTVAAALMSGQYTPHTMVDTSPGYMRVKRKTIRDHRNYGEIDVSTIITKSSNVGVTKLSLSLPNGSVRNLHHNLGFGRPTGIGFPGESSGYLPFLNERQVLERATMSYGYGLSVTPLQLAQSYLALANDGVLSPVSLIRQSEAGKPVRVMPAQVARDVREMMETVISRKGTGRRAAVAGYRVAGKTGTVHKVGQAGYLDDQYMSFFAGMAPASNPRIVAVAVVDNPKGQEYYGGEVAAPLFSRAVGGALRLMNIPPDNWPKNDKQIANR
- the rsmH gene encoding 16S rRNA (cytosine(1402)-N(4))-methyltransferase RsmH, whose product is MSQEFKHITVLLNEAVDALVQDASGFYVDGTFGRGGHSALVLDQLSDQGRLLGIDKDPQAISHAEERFADEPRFSIAHGSFAQLQQFVTERSMDGKVDGVLLDLGVSSPQLDDASRGFSFLNDGPLDMRMDTTRGESAADWIARADEQEIADVIYTYGEEKFSRRMARAIVAQREEAPITTTARLSKIIAEANPAWEKGKNPATRAFQGIRIHINRELEDLENCLDQALDMLRVGGRLVVISFHSLEDRIVKRFIRQHVKGDEHLPPGIPVTQDMLKIRLKQVGKAVKASSSETQDNVRARSAVMRVAEKVA
- the ftsL gene encoding cell division protein FtsL; translated protein: MQLKAWLQRLLPERGESEPVAEGVFLSAEELLRPFLVILLLAVVLILSSLAVIMSAFEYRQLFNQHQELITQRDELQVEWGQLLLEQSAWAANNRVEQQAAKQLGMKVPDVEQIEIVTHER
- the rsmI gene encoding 16S rRNA (cytidine(1402)-2'-O)-methyltransferase — its product is MLEPALYVVATPIGNLQDMTPRAVEVLQQVELIAAEDTRHSARLMAHFGIDTRLVSVHEHNERQRIESIVHQLASGSSVALISDAGTPLISDPGYVVVKGVREQGYRVVPVPGCVAFVAALSAAGLPTDRFVFEGFLPHKASARKQQLKGLLDESRTLIFYESPHRILASIKDMLEVFGAERRVAVARELTKTYETIHVDKLSALLEWMESDSNQQRGEFVVLVEGVSSEQKPELDARALEVLDILLAELPASQAASLAAKLTGLKKKVLYQAALDR
- the mraZ gene encoding division/cell wall cluster transcriptional repressor MraZ, with translation MFRGVNQINLDAKGRMAVPARYRDKLTSCCAGQLVATIDTEERCLLLYPLEEWETIQEKIEALPSFNPAARRIQRLLIGHATDIDMDGSGRLLLPAPLREYAELDKKVVLLGQGQKFEIWSEERWMATREEYLQDVEGGMAMPEELQNLSL